ACACCGTCTTACTCGTTCGCGTCTCCAACGAGACTGAATTTGAAATCATGCGCAACGCCGTGAAGGATCATCCGAAGATACTCAGCGTTGGTGGCACCGAACACTTGATGGGTTGGTCATTCGCCGCCGATGACGCCATTTATGAGGAAGAACGTCGGCGGGTCCATCTGTTCAATGTCGGCGAGAATCACTTTGAAACAATGGGCTTCACCCTGCTTGAGGGACGCACGTTCGATTCCGAACTCGCAATAGATTATGAGGAGGCAGTGATCGTCAACGAGCTGCTGGTCGAGGAGTTCGGATGGTCGTCCGCTCTCGACAAATACCTCACTTTTGAAATTACCGACAGTACCACCGAACAGTGCCGCGTGGTCGGCGTGGTCAAGAACTTCTATCCCAACGGCGTCGACTCGAAGCTGCGACCGACGGTAATGCGACTGGTGCGCCCGGAAGCGTACACCTTTCTGTCCGTAAAATCCGATCCCGCTACGACAACAGAGGTGGCTGGATTCGTTCAGGAGACCTTCACCCGTCTAATCCCCACTCGACCCTACGACGGCTTCTGGCAGGATGAAACGCTGGCTGATGAAACGCTGACCAACAACGCCATCCGACTTGTATTCCTCTGGATTGCCGGAATGGTTGTCATAATATCCGGTATGGGTCTTTTTGCGCTGGTGTCGCTGAAAATAGCACGCCGAACCAAGGAGCTTGGCATACGCAAGATTCTCGGCGCTACAATGATGAACATCAGTTACCTGATCTCCAGAGAGCTGTTAGTAATGATTACCCTCGGATGCATTCTGGCCTCCGGCCTGGGCTACTACCTGGTCGACGCCCTCTGTTCAAGCATCTGGACCTATTACACCGATTTCGGTGTGACGCCATACTTATCCTCCGGACTACTGGTCATGGGCGTGGCGGCACTGACGGTTGGCTTTCAAGTGTACCGAGTGTCCTCCAACAATCCAGTGGAGGCCATTCGAGACGAATGAACTCACGTCGCTGCCGGCGTCCGGACGGAGTTCCACTATCGAGCATCCGACACCGGACGCCGGTGGTAAAACCAAAACATTGATAGATGGACAACGACTTGAAAACCGCGTACCTTTAACCAAAGCGCAGGCCTCAAGATAGGACACAAGCCCATGATTTCACTGAAGAACATTTCCAAAGTTTATCGCGCCAAACCGTTCGACACCTGGGTCCTGCGTGGGATCGACCTTGAGATTGAAGCCGGTGAGTTCGTTACTATCATGGGACCCTCGGGCGCCGGTAAGTCGACGCTGTTGCACATCATTGGTATGCTCGACGCCGCTTCAGAAGGTGAGTACACTTTCATGGGCGAATCAGTGATGACCCTGAAGGAAAAAGAGCGGACCCATTTGTTTCAACAACACATTGGCTTCGTGTTTCAGAGTTATCATTTGATCGACGAGTTGAACGTTTACGAGAATCTCGACACGCCGCTCTTGTATCGCAAAGTCAAGGGAGCCGAGCGAAAGAGCCTGGTCTGCGACACTCTGGATAAGTTTCAGATAGTCGGCAAGAAGGATTTGTTCCCGAGCCAGTTGTCGGGCGGACAACAGCAACTGGTCGGGGTGGCCCGAGCGTTGATAGGTTCGCCCAGGTTGCTGCTGGCCGACGAACCGACCGGAAACCTGCATTCCTCGCAGGGCGAAGAGATCATGGAACTGTTCAAGAAGCTCAACGAGGAAGGTACGACGATCATTCAGGTGACGCACTCGGAGAAAAACGCCGCCTACGGCAATCGCATCATTCAATTGCACGACGGCTTGGTCAGCAAAGGATAGGGCCGCTCGGATTGGTGAAGGGCCTCTCACGGCTGGTCAATGATCAGGCGGAAACACGCTCCACAAGCACGGCCGTTCCATAACACAACACCTCGGTTACACCATCGGCAACTTCGGTGGCATCGTAGCGAACAGCCACCACGGCATTGCCACCCGACTCTTCGGCATGGGCCATCATCATCTCAAAAGCCTCGCCGCGTGTCTTTTCGCAAAGCTCGGTGAACAGGGTAATATTGCCACCAACAATCGTTTGCAGTGACGCACCCAATCGGCCAAAGATGGATCGCGACCGAACAGTGATGCCCCGAACCACGCCGAGAGATTTGGTTACTCGATAGCCTTCAAGCTCGAAAGTGGTGGTTGTCATGGCGATGTTCACAGGATATCTCCTTATATTGAATGTCACTAAAACGCTTATGTTAGCAGAGCGCGTCTAACGGATGGCGCGAAGGTCTAAGTACTCCTTGAAGACCCTGTCAATGTCCACCAGAGTGGTTATCTGAAACAGTTTCGGACGCAGCGTGGTGGCGCCGGGGAATCCCTTGGTGTACCAACCCAGGTAACGACGCATCTTTATCACGCCCCGCGTTTCGCCATATTCCTCTACCATCAGGAGTGCGTGCCTTTTTGCCGTTTCTATATGCTCGGCAATAGTCGGTTCGACCGGCAGTTCACCGGTTTCGACAAAATGATGCATCTGTCTGATGATATCCGGGTTACCCAGGGCGGCGCGGCCGATCATAACGCCGTCGCAGCCGGTCTCATCGAGCATTCTCCGTGCATCCTCCGGCGTGCTCACGTCGCCGTTGCCGATTACCGCTATATCAACCGCCTCTTTCAGCTTCTTAATAGCCGCCCAGTCGGCCTTACCGCTGAATCCTTTGGACCTGCTTCTTGCATGCAGGGTAATGGCAGCAGCGCCGCATTTCTGCGCGATTTGCCCAACCTCCCGATACACGGGACTGTCATCCCCCCATCCGGTGCGAATCTTGATACTCACCGGGGTGTCGCCGGCTCCTTCGACTGTGGCGGCGACAATCTCTTCAGTGAGCTTGAGGTCTTTCAGGACCGCCGCCCCCCCGTTCTTGTTGACGACTTTTTTGACCGGGCAGCCGAAATTTATGTCGACCATGTCCGGATCGAAATCGCCAACAGTGATTTCCGCCGCCATTCTCATAGTCTCCGGATTGGCCCCAAACAACTGGATACCCAGCGGCTGCTCATCATTGCCAAAGGCCATCATCGACCGGGTTTTTCCCTGGCTGCGGATCAATCCTTCCGAGGAGATCATCTCGGTGAAGGACATCGCCGCTCCGGCCTGAAGGGCCATAACTCTGAACGGTCGGTTGGATACACCGGCCAGTGGCGCACAAAGCACCCGACCATTCAGGTTCAGTTTTCCTATTCTCATGCCGACAATATAAACATGTGTCGGGTGTACGGCAAGACCGTGTGCCGAATTCCGGCTATGGACGGCCAAGTTTAAGACAGCACTAAGCTTAGGTAGAAAAAGCTCGGTCCATACACGAAAGGACTCTCACATGCCGGAGATTACTGTAAAATATGAAGACAAGGTCATTGAGCGAATCGTCACGGAGAAGAAGCGCATCTCAATCGGCCGTGGGAACGACAACGATATCGTCCTGGAGAATCGCGGCGTCTCGCGCCGACATGCCATGATCGAATTCAATGATAATGCCGCCGTTCTTATAGACAACGAGTCGCTCAACGGCACCTTTGTCAACAGCCGTAAAGTATCCGAAGAAGTGCTCCGCGATCAGGACGTCATCACCATCGGCAAGTACGCGCTGGTCTACAATACCGAGACCACCCATGAAGGCGCCGATGGAGCCAATTTCGACGGCACCATGGTCCTGAACACCAAGCAGCAGAAGAAAATGCTGGAGAATGATAAAATCGAGCGACAGATTGTCGAAAAGTATGGCGGTTCGGTCCTCCTGGGAATGGAGAATGCCGACTTTGCAGAGCATCGGCTCGATCGCGATGTGTCCACGATTGGGAAAGCCAAATTTGTTCATGTACGCGCCAAAGGTTTCTGGCTTTCCGGTATTCAGGCCAAAATCGTCATAGAAGGTCAGGTCTTCTCCATCTACAATCTCGGCAAACAGGGAAAACTTAAAGTCAACGGCGAACCAACCACTCAGTGTGTGCTGAAAAACGGCGATTTGATCTCGGTGGGCAAATCCACATTCAAATTCGTAGAAAGCAAAAGTTGATGAAGTACGGACTCATTTCCGACATACACGGTAACGTCGAAGCGCTACGGGCAGTGCTCTCGGATATCAAGAGACACCGGGTGGATAGTATCCACTGCCTGGGTGACGTTGTCGGCTACGGTGCCGATCCGACCGCCTGCTTGAAACTGGTCCTCGAAAACTGTGACACCAAACTCCTGGGCAATCATGAATATGCCGCCCTTGGTTTGCAGTCGTGTGACAACTTCAACGATGCGGCCAAAACCTCCACCGAATGGACCCAGCAAACGCTCGACGATGATTGGATTGCAGTCATGTCGGACTTCGCCGTTGATCGACCCATGGACGATATGTACCTGGTGCATGCATCACCGTTTGAACCTTCCGAGTGGCATTACATTCTCTCTGCGACGGATGCTATCAATGCTTTCGAGCATCTCAAACAGAGAATCGGTTTTTTCGGACATTCGCACATCCCGACCATACTCAGAGAAAAACCGGAAGGCCTGCCGAGCATTCAAACCGGCCACGACTTCACCGCCGACCCCGAAGGCAGATACCTTGTCAATGTAGGATCGGTAGGACAGCCGCGCGACAACGATCCCCGCGCCAGTTACGTTGTTTTTGATTCTGAAGAATTGGACATAGAATTCCATCGTGTCGAGTACGACATCGAGGCCGCCCAACACAAGATGAGCGAGGCGAATCTGCCGTCAACTTTGATCAGCCGCCTATCGGCAGGAATCTGAGAGGGATAAAACATGAGCAAGTATACATCATACGTGCTTTTTCTTCTGATCTCCATTTTCGTGGTGATCCTGTACGTTAATAACTTCGGACCCCTCCAGAGCTTGCAACAGACGGTGACCGATCTGCTGGTAACCATGACCACATCAGATAGTGAGCGCTCGAATGTCGTGCTGGTAACTATCGACGGTCGGGCCCAGGATGAATTTGGAACCTGGCCGTGGAATCGTGATCTGATCGCCGATCTACTGGCGGCAACAGCAACCGGCGAACCGAAGGTTATCGTGGCCGATTTTGACCTTAGCGAGGATGCCTTCCAGGATTCCGCCGGTTACACCGGTGTTTTGGCCGGGCAATTGTCATGGATGGAAAACGTAGTCCTGACCTACGATATCGCCCTGGCCACCTATCGCAGCAGTAAGACCAACAATCCAAAGCATCTGTTCAACCATTCACTGGCCGTTGAAAACCCGCTGGGGCTTATGGACGAAGACGCCAGCCTGCAGGTCCGGAAAGTGTTTCTGCCGGCTGAGAAACTCCTTGAGAATGACCCCTTACTCGGGTTCAACTACATCATGCCGGATGACGACCGTGTGCTCAGACATCAACCTCTGGTGATGAACTATGAAGGCTACTACTATCCGTCGACGTCGCTCCTTGCGGCCGCTGCTTTTCTGGATGTCAAGGCCGATGATGTCAGAATCACCGAAGGCAATCTGATCGAGGTCACCGGGCATGGCGCAATCCCGGTCAACAATTCCAGCGCCAGCTATATTCGACACCACCAAGCCAGCTCTTTCAAACACTTCTCAGCCTCCGATGTGCTGGGTGAGGGATTTGATTTCAGCCGGATAAAAGACAAGGTAGTACTGGTTACCCTGGATGATCCATCAATCACCGAGACGTTTCACACTCCCAAGGACGCTGTAACTCCCAAGTACCACATTACGGCCAGTGTGATCGATAACATTATTAGCCGGGACGTACTCAAAATCCAACATGGACGCACAGGCATGAACCTGATAGTTCTGTTCCTGCTTGGCGCCGTCTGTGCTTTTGTACTGCCCCAGGTATCGTTGCTCCATCGAATCATCATTTTGGTGAGTGGATTGATTATTCTGGGTAACATCAATTACTTTATGATCAGTTCGTTCAACATGGCTCCGACAACGGTTTTTATCGGCCTTGAGATATTGCTGTTCGTATTTGCCGCAGCTATCCTGGAAGCGGGATTTCTCAAGGGAACAGCCGAGGCAACACCGGACAAAGTCGCCAAAACATCCAAGCCCGTGGCGGCTCAGCCAACACCAATGGCTGCCGTTCCCGTCCGTGAGATCACCGCGGGCACCAACGATCAGGATAATCTGGAGACGGCCGTACTCAGCGTTGATAACGAGAAGGCACCCAGCATATCCGACCACCAAGCTATAGATATCGACACACCGGTCGATGAAACCAGCGCCACCCCGGCCATGGCCGAATCGGTGCCGCAATCGCAGGATCGCACCATCGATGCCGACATTCCCATAGCCGACACGGCCGCCCCCGAACCGGAGATAATCTCGCCACAGTCGACTGCTGAGGGGGATACTTTTGTGGAAGCCGAGCCACCATCTCCGACAATGGATACACCGCCATCCGGTATCATGGCGACGGAGTTGAAGAGTCTCGGACGCTATCAGATTACCGGCATTCTCGGCAAGGGCGCTATGGGCACCGTCTACCGCGGTGTCGATCCGGCCATTAACAGACCGGTCGCGCTCAAAACAATCAGACTCGATTTCGTCAGCGATCCGGAAGAAATGGCCGAACTCAAAGAACGCTTGCATCGCGAAGCCCAGGCGGCGGGGAAACTCTCGCATCCCAACATCGTGACCATCTACGACGTCGGCAGCGAGGGACACCTGCAATACATCGCCATGGAATACCTGGAAGGTCGTACCCTCGAAGACATGATCAAGAAAAAGACCAAGTTCAATTATCGGATCATTGCCGAGATTATCATGCAGATTTGTTCGGCCCTTGAGTACGCGCACCAACAGGGCATCGTCCATCGCGATATCAAACCGGCCAATATCATGATAACAAAAGACTACCGGGCCAAAGTCATGGATTACGGTATCGCCCGCGTTGAATCCAGTTCTATGACCAAAACCGGTATCGCCATGGGCACGCCCAACTACATGTCGCCCGAACAACTCAAAGGCCAGGCTTCGGATCAGCGAGCCGACTTGTTCAGCCTCGGTGTGGTTATGTATGAACTACTGCTGGGACGACGACCGTTCAAAGGCGAGAACATCACTTCGTTGATTTATTCGATTCTGCATCAGGAACCGCAGAAGCCGTCGAACATCAACCCGCAGGTGCCGTTGTTGTTCGATCGTATTGTCGACCGCGCGCTCAAAAAGAATGTGGATGAACGATACCAGAAGGCCACCGATGTCATGGGCGACCTGAAGGATTTCGTAGCAGCCTTCGCCGGTAAGGGTTGATCCCGCTGGAGTGCAGGTACACGCAAAAGCAAACAGCCGCTGTGACCTAAGTCGCAGCGGTTTATTTCACTGTGTCATCATGCACGCACCATAGTGTGCTCAATACTTCACCCTGAGCGGCGCCGAAGGGTGATTTGACTACGACTTGACCGTGTCACCCTGAGCGGAGTCGAAGGGTGAGTCAATAGCTGTAAACCCACCGCCAGTGGATGGTCGAATTCGCCCAGAAAGTGGTGCCGTCGTTTTGGCATCACTCCGATGACGCCAACCGGTCGTGATTCTCCCTATGGACTCAGCAAGATCCTCGGAAAACGAAGTAGAGGTTAAACCGATGAAGCAGTCGGTCAGAAGCCTGTTCTTGAGAATCATCTCGGCAAATAGTTCCTTCTTCCCAAAATAGTGAAACACATTCTTAAGGAAGTTTGCGATTTCGATCAGAGCGTGCTTTCTGAAGTTATTCCTCAGAAAAGAACCCGCGTTATAGTCTTCAAAGGCTCGCCATAACCCGTAGTTTATTCCATCTACAATGGAATCCGAGAAACCGAAGTAGAACAAGCTGTCGTTTATCCCTCTCATTGTCCCAATCATGTTACGCTGGTAAGGATCACGCAACCGGGTCGGCATGGGATATACAAAAGGGGTACAGGTGAATTCAATTGAACCATCAATCACGCTTCTCAAACGATTCCTGTAGTAATCTGCTACCACTCTATCCTCCAGATCACGCTTGGATAGAAGAACTATTGTGACGCTACTCCCGAGCCTTGCAGCATAACAATATGAGTCGGTGATGGAGCAAACATCAAAGAGCAC
This is a stretch of genomic DNA from Candidatus Zixiibacteriota bacterium. It encodes these proteins:
- the dusB gene encoding tRNA dihydrouridine synthase DusB, with protein sequence MRIGKLNLNGRVLCAPLAGVSNRPFRVMALQAGAAMSFTEMISSEGLIRSQGKTRSMMAFGNDEQPLGIQLFGANPETMRMAAEITVGDFDPDMVDINFGCPVKKVVNKNGGAAVLKDLKLTEEIVAATVEGAGDTPVSIKIRTGWGDDSPVYREVGQIAQKCGAAAITLHARSRSKGFSGKADWAAIKKLKEAVDIAVIGNGDVSTPEDARRMLDETGCDGVMIGRAALGNPDIIRQMHHFVETGELPVEPTIAEHIETAKRHALLMVEEYGETRGVIKMRRYLGWYTKGFPGATTLRPKLFQITTLVDIDRVFKEYLDLRAIR
- a CDS encoding metallophosphatase family protein, which gives rise to MKYGLISDIHGNVEALRAVLSDIKRHRVDSIHCLGDVVGYGADPTACLKLVLENCDTKLLGNHEYAALGLQSCDNFNDAAKTSTEWTQQTLDDDWIAVMSDFAVDRPMDDMYLVHASPFEPSEWHYILSATDAINAFEHLKQRIGFFGHSHIPTILREKPEGLPSIQTGHDFTADPEGRYLVNVGSVGQPRDNDPRASYVVFDSEELDIEFHRVEYDIEAAQHKMSEANLPSTLISRLSAGI
- a CDS encoding protein kinase, with the translated sequence MSKYTSYVLFLLISIFVVILYVNNFGPLQSLQQTVTDLLVTMTTSDSERSNVVLVTIDGRAQDEFGTWPWNRDLIADLLAATATGEPKVIVADFDLSEDAFQDSAGYTGVLAGQLSWMENVVLTYDIALATYRSSKTNNPKHLFNHSLAVENPLGLMDEDASLQVRKVFLPAEKLLENDPLLGFNYIMPDDDRVLRHQPLVMNYEGYYYPSTSLLAAAAFLDVKADDVRITEGNLIEVTGHGAIPVNNSSASYIRHHQASSFKHFSASDVLGEGFDFSRIKDKVVLVTLDDPSITETFHTPKDAVTPKYHITASVIDNIISRDVLKIQHGRTGMNLIVLFLLGAVCAFVLPQVSLLHRIIILVSGLIILGNINYFMISSFNMAPTTVFIGLEILLFVFAAAILEAGFLKGTAEATPDKVAKTSKPVAAQPTPMAAVPVREITAGTNDQDNLETAVLSVDNEKAPSISDHQAIDIDTPVDETSATPAMAESVPQSQDRTIDADIPIADTAAPEPEIISPQSTAEGDTFVEAEPPSPTMDTPPSGIMATELKSLGRYQITGILGKGAMGTVYRGVDPAINRPVALKTIRLDFVSDPEEMAELKERLHREAQAAGKLSHPNIVTIYDVGSEGHLQYIAMEYLEGRTLEDMIKKKTKFNYRIIAEIIMQICSALEYAHQQGIVHRDIKPANIMITKDYRAKVMDYGIARVESSSMTKTGIAMGTPNYMSPEQLKGQASDQRADLFSLGVVMYELLLGRRPFKGENITSLIYSILHQEPQKPSNINPQVPLLFDRIVDRALKKNVDERYQKATDVMGDLKDFVAAFAGKG
- a CDS encoding FAD-binding oxidoreductase → MKSKVTICGGGIAGLSCAITLLKVGYDVTVIDEFQSGTTFEQSDVSDDVNVFVLGESDKLLIESLLETTFVSASKVTCLSNKGSYVIPCDRFRIARKGYTRNSFNSRLHSVAAQLGAKFQSQPAVIPDTGSDQEVVLAMGNGASQFDYCLYGWRFNVECRIPDKSVLFDVCSITDSYCYAARLGSSVTIVLLSKRDLEDRVVADYYRNRLRSVIDGSIEFTCTPFVYPMPTRLRDPYQRNMIGTMRGINDSLFYFGFSDSIVDGINYGLWRAFEDYNAGSFLRNNFRKHALIEIANFLKNVFHYFGKKELFAEMILKNRLLTDCFIGLTSTSFSEDLAESIGRITTGWRHRSDAKTTAPLSGRIRPSTGGGFTAIDSPFDSAQGDTVKS
- a CDS encoding FHA domain-containing protein, with product MPEITVKYEDKVIERIVTEKKRISIGRGNDNDIVLENRGVSRRHAMIEFNDNAAVLIDNESLNGTFVNSRKVSEEVLRDQDVITIGKYALVYNTETTHEGADGANFDGTMVLNTKQQKKMLENDKIERQIVEKYGGSVLLGMENADFAEHRLDRDVSTIGKAKFVHVRAKGFWLSGIQAKIVIEGQVFSIYNLGKQGKLKVNGEPTTQCVLKNGDLISVGKSTFKFVESKS
- a CDS encoding ABC transporter ATP-binding protein, yielding MISLKNISKVYRAKPFDTWVLRGIDLEIEAGEFVTIMGPSGAGKSTLLHIIGMLDAASEGEYTFMGESVMTLKEKERTHLFQQHIGFVFQSYHLIDELNVYENLDTPLLYRKVKGAERKSLVCDTLDKFQIVGKKDLFPSQLSGGQQQLVGVARALIGSPRLLLADEPTGNLHSSQGEEIMELFKKLNEEGTTIIQVTHSEKNAAYGNRIIQLHDGLVSKG
- a CDS encoding YbjQ family protein, with the protein product MTTTTFELEGYRVTKSLGVVRGITVRSRSIFGRLGASLQTIVGGNITLFTELCEKTRGEAFEMMMAHAEESGGNAVVAVRYDATEVADGVTEVLCYGTAVLVERVSA